TGGAGTTGGGGCCCCTGCAAGGTGAGGTGGTGCGGCACCACCCGGTCGGCGGGCACGGGCACCGATTCCAGGCGGACGGTGCCGCTCGCGGTGGTGCGCTGCCCCATGCCGTCCCAGTCGTCCACCACTGTGAGGCCGGGCGCGTCCCGCGGTACGTACGCCACGTGCAGGTTGTCGTCGTCGGCGCGGGCGAGGACGGGGATCCAGTCGGCGAACAGGGCGCCCGTGGAGTAGTGCTTGCCGCCGTCGAGGATGTACACCCCGTCCGGGCGCAGCCTGAGCCGCGTACGGATGTCCTGCACATGGCTGCCCGCCTCCGACTGGGCGTTGCCGAACCGCTTCCCCGCCAGCACCTCGCCGAGGAAGAACTCCTGCTGCTGCCGCGTCCCCTGCAGGCGCAGCACGTTGACGTACACGAAGTGGCTCTGCGGGATCTGCGCCAGGCTGGCGTCGGCCGAGGCCAGCAGCCGGAAGATCTCGGCGAGTGTCTCCGTACGGACGTCCGCGCCGCCGAACTCCGCGGGCACCGTCACCCCGAGCAGCCCTGACTCGGACAGCCGCGCCACCTCGGCATGCGGGAGCCGGCGCCGCGCGTCCCGTTCGACGGTGTCCTTGCGGAAGTCCGCCGCGAGTTCGGAGGCGGCCGCGAGGGCCTCGGCGTCGTCGGCGATCACGGTCACGGCACTCATCCGGTGGCCGCCAGCAGGGTCGGACGGCCGCCGAGGGCGAGCGAGAACTGGTCGGTGACCTGGGCCAGGGCCTCGGCAGCGCCCGGCGCGACCGTCAGAGTGCCGTCGTCGCCCACGGTGATGTCCTTGTCGAGGGTGAACCAGCCCGGCGTGATGTGGGCGGGGCCCATGGAGTTCAGTACGGGGCGCAGGGCGTAGTCGATGGCCAGGACGTGGGCGGTGGTGCCGCCGGTGGCCAGAGGGAGGACGGTCTTGCCCGCGAGTGCGTACTGCGGGAGCAGATCCAGCAGTGACTTCAGCAGGCCGGAGTAGGCGGCCTTGTAGACGGGGGTGCCGATCACGACCCCGTCCGCGCGCTCGAACAGGGCGGTGGCCTCGACGATCGCCGTATGCCGGAAGTCGGC
Above is a window of Streptomyces sp. DT2A-34 DNA encoding:
- a CDS encoding SfnB family sulfur acquisition oxidoreductase, yielding MSAVTVIADDAEALAAASELAADFRKDTVERDARRRLPHAEVARLSESGLLGVTVPAEFGGADVRTETLAEIFRLLASADASLAQIPQSHFVYVNVLRLQGTRQQQEFFLGEVLAGKRFGNAQSEAGSHVQDIRTRLRLRPDGVYILDGGKHYSTGALFADWIPVLARADDDNLHVAYVPRDAPGLTVVDDWDGMGQRTTASGTVRLESVPVPADRVVPHHLTLQGPQLHGADAQLPHAAIDAGIASGALAEAVEFVRTKSRPWFESVGEGHATAAEDPLLIQRFGELAIRVRAADALVATAARSVDSARADPTDDSAAEASIAVAAAKVTAAEAAVDIGSALFEVAGTRSALDSLGPHRHGRDARTHTLHDPTRWKVQHIGRYVLSGTKPPRHGLL
- the ssuE gene encoding NADPH-dependent FMN reductase; amino-acid sequence: MATILSVSGSPSATSRTARLLRQLDDRLRAQGHDVIPFDVRTLPPEALLHADFRHTAIVEATALFERADGVVIGTPVYKAAYSGLLKSLLDLLPQYALAGKTVLPLATGGTTAHVLAIDYALRPVLNSMGPAHITPGWFTLDKDITVGDDGTLTVAPGAAEALAQVTDQFSLALGGRPTLLAATG